In Candidatus Bathyarchaeota archaeon, one DNA window encodes the following:
- a CDS encoding hydantoinase/oxoprolinase family protein, protein MALRIGIDVGGTHTDAVILDGENRLVAAVKTPTTPDVTTGIAKSLREVIAAGKIDPSGIEAAMLGTTHCTNAIVERRRLSRIGLLRIGKPATTAIKPYRAFPEDLKKALGDIWFIVGGGHEYDGREITPLDEDEVRRAGEEMKRLHVEAVAVCSVFSPVCPDHEVRAAEILRETLDPDTPITLSHEIGSIGLLERENASALNAALIRVAETAVKAFREAMRDAGVEEAELYLTQNDGTLMNVEYALKYPIRTVASGPTNSIRGAAYLTGTRNGIVVDIGGTTTLVGALTDGFPRESAVAVEIGGVRTNFRMPDLIAISCGGGTIVKEGEGGVELGPESLGYRLVEEGMAWGGKTLTTTDVALAAGYAEINDPRCNPERLRGLDPKLIQKAVEKIVSTVEEAIDRMKTSPEPVPVVLVGGGGIIIPKSQYDKIKGVSQVIRPEHFQYANAIGAAIAEVSGEIDRIFSLEHETRTKALEDAKEMARREAVKAGAREETVKIVHVEEIPLAYLPGNAVRIRVKASGELAL, encoded by the coding sequence ATGGCCCTCAGGATAGGGATAGACGTAGGGGGAACCCATACAGACGCCGTAATCCTTGATGGGGAGAACAGGCTGGTGGCGGCTGTGAAGACCCCCACCACGCCGGACGTGACCACCGGGATAGCTAAATCCCTCAGGGAGGTGATAGCCGCGGGGAAGATCGACCCATCAGGGATAGAGGCCGCCATGCTGGGGACGACCCATTGCACCAACGCCATCGTGGAGAGGAGGAGGCTCTCAAGGATAGGCCTGCTCAGGATAGGTAAACCCGCCACCACGGCCATAAAACCCTACAGGGCCTTCCCGGAGGATCTGAAGAAAGCCCTGGGAGACATATGGTTCATAGTCGGGGGAGGCCATGAATACGATGGTAGGGAGATAACCCCCTTGGACGAGGATGAGGTTCGAAGGGCAGGCGAGGAGATGAAGAGGCTCCACGTGGAGGCCGTAGCGGTATGCTCAGTGTTCTCGCCGGTGTGCCCAGACCACGAGGTGAGGGCCGCGGAGATACTCAGGGAGACCCTGGATCCGGACACCCCTATAACGCTGAGCCACGAGATCGGGAGCATAGGCCTCCTGGAGAGGGAGAACGCCTCAGCCCTGAACGCGGCCCTGATCAGGGTCGCGGAGACCGCCGTGAAAGCCTTCAGGGAAGCCATGAGGGACGCGGGCGTGGAGGAGGCGGAGCTCTACCTGACCCAGAACGATGGAACCCTGATGAACGTGGAATACGCCCTGAAGTATCCGATAAGGACGGTGGCCTCAGGGCCCACCAACAGCATCAGGGGGGCGGCGTACCTCACCGGGACGAGGAACGGGATAGTCGTAGACATAGGGGGTACCACGACCCTCGTGGGAGCCCTAACCGACGGGTTCCCCAGGGAGTCCGCCGTAGCCGTGGAGATAGGAGGGGTCAGGACGAACTTCAGGATGCCGGATCTAATAGCGATAAGCTGCGGCGGAGGAACCATAGTCAAGGAGGGGGAAGGCGGCGTGGAGCTGGGGCCTGAAAGCCTGGGATACCGCCTGGTGGAGGAGGGGATGGCGTGGGGGGGAAAGACCCTAACCACCACGGATGTAGCATTGGCCGCCGGCTACGCGGAGATAAATGATCCCCGCTGCAACCCGGAGAGGCTTAGAGGCCTAGACCCGAAGCTCATCCAGAAAGCGGTAGAGAAGATAGTCTCAACGGTGGAGGAAGCCATAGACAGGATGAAGACGAGCCCGGAACCCGTACCGGTGGTCCTGGTGGGGGGAGGAGGCATAATAATACCTAAGTCCCAATACGATAAGATAAAGGGGGTATCCCAGGTGATAAGGCCTGAACACTTCCAGTACGCCAACGCCATAGGAGCCGCGATAGCCGAGGTGAGCGGAGAGATAGATAGGATATTCTCACTGGAGCATGAAACCAGGACGAAAGCCCTGGAGGATGCGAAGGAGATGGCTAGAAGAGAAGCCGTCAAAGCCGGGGCCAGGGAGGAGACCGTGAAGATAGTCCACGTGGAGGAGATACCCCTAGCATACCTCCCGGGGAACGCCGTGAGGATAAGGGTTAAAGCCTCCGGGGAGCTCGCGCTATGA
- a CDS encoding AroM family protein — MVRGEVVDLKILVVNPITTKMFEEMTREELKAVRLKPDTEIVVESIREGPPSIESMYEEYLAAPHTIRLIREGEEKGYDAAVINCFGDPGLAGAREVVEIPVVGPGQAAMLTASAISHCFSVVSVLRNVLPLIRELAQLYGVESKLASVRSIDVPVLDLEKDLGKTRNALLKESEKALNEDGAEAIVLGCTGFTGLASFIQERLRVPVIDPLPTAVKMAELLVDLNLSQSKMGYPKPPK, encoded by the coding sequence GTGGTAAGAGGTGAGGTGGTGGATTTGAAGATCCTCGTGGTGAACCCGATAACGACGAAGATGTTTGAGGAGATGACGAGGGAGGAGCTTAAAGCCGTAAGGCTTAAGCCCGACACGGAGATCGTCGTCGAGAGCATACGTGAGGGACCTCCATCGATAGAATCCATGTACGAGGAATACCTCGCAGCCCCCCATACTATAAGGCTGATAAGGGAGGGTGAGGAGAAAGGGTACGATGCAGCTGTGATAAACTGCTTCGGTGATCCAGGCCTCGCAGGGGCCAGGGAGGTCGTGGAGATCCCCGTCGTAGGTCCGGGACAGGCAGCCATGTTAACGGCTTCAGCCATAAGCCACTGCTTCTCAGTTGTGAGCGTGCTCAGGAACGTGCTACCCCTGATAAGGGAGCTAGCCCAGCTATACGGGGTCGAGTCGAAACTCGCATCCGTCAGATCCATAGACGTCCCGGTCCTAGACCTGGAGAAGGACCTCGGGAAGACCAGGAACGCGCTCCTAAAGGAGTCCGAGAAGGCCTTAAATGAGGATGGGGCGGAAGCCATCGTCCTAGGCTGCACAGGCTTCACAGGCTTAGCATCCTTCATCCAGGAGAGGCTGAGGGTTCCAGTCATCGATCCGCTCCCCACAGCCGTCAAGATGGCTGAGCTGCTAGTGGACCTCAACCTCTCGCAGAGCAAGATGGGATACCCGAAACCGCCCAAATAA
- a CDS encoding phosphoesterase, producing the protein MTRIFHACDIHGNEVLWRKFLKMAEYHRAETLIMAGDLTGKAIIPIVKRGENDWYCAPWGRKEEMKSRREVDEMRERIMAMGYYPYETDPKEVEELQANPGKVKELFNHLMVETLKRWMDMAEDLPRDVTLIMNPGNDDPFIVDEAIRNHGRVVYPLGRVVEIDGRYPMISCEWVNPTPWRTPRECGEGELKKRIEEELGRVGDRENLICNLHAPPYDTNIDLAPKLDKNLKPVTDFGVPVMIHVGSRAVREIIEEYKPLLTLHGHIHESSGFHKLDGTICLNPGSEYESGILRGYVIDLPPKEFNFWRVEG; encoded by the coding sequence ATGACCCGGATATTCCATGCATGCGACATACACGGCAACGAGGTGTTGTGGCGTAAGTTCCTCAAGATGGCGGAGTACCATAGGGCGGAAACCCTCATCATGGCTGGAGACCTGACGGGTAAAGCCATAATACCCATAGTGAAGAGGGGGGAGAACGACTGGTACTGCGCCCCATGGGGTAGGAAGGAGGAGATGAAGTCCAGGAGGGAGGTGGATGAGATGAGGGAGAGGATAATGGCGATGGGCTACTACCCCTACGAGACGGATCCAAAAGAGGTGGAGGAGCTCCAAGCCAACCCCGGCAAGGTCAAGGAGCTGTTCAACCATCTGATGGTGGAAACCCTGAAGAGGTGGATGGACATGGCTGAGGATCTCCCCAGGGATGTAACCCTCATAATGAACCCGGGAAACGACGACCCATTCATAGTGGACGAGGCTATAAGGAACCACGGAAGGGTCGTATACCCTCTGGGGAGGGTCGTGGAGATAGATGGGAGATACCCGATGATAAGCTGCGAATGGGTTAACCCCACCCCATGGAGGACCCCGAGGGAATGCGGCGAAGGCGAACTCAAGAAGAGGATTGAGGAGGAGCTCGGCCGCGTAGGAGACCGGGAGAACCTGATATGCAACCTCCATGCGCCGCCGTACGATACCAACATCGACCTGGCCCCTAAACTCGATAAGAACCTGAAGCCCGTGACGGACTTCGGCGTCCCAGTAATGATCCATGTGGGGAGCAGGGCGGTGAGGGAGATCATAGAGGAGTATAAGCCTCTGCTGACCCTGCACGGGCACATCCATGAGTCCTCGGGTTTCCATAAGCTGGATGGGACCATCTGCCTAAACCCTGGATCGGAGTACGAGTCGGGGATCCTGAGGGGCTACGTCATAGACCTGCCGCCCAAGGAGTTTAATTTCTGGAGGGTGGAGGGATGA
- a CDS encoding nucleotidyltransferase domain-containing protein, translating into MLKKRLDRVKGFDASKLEHFINDLAGDLNPLTLILHGSLAKGGFVDKFSDIDIIVVSPKLRKVEVKERFTRLLEASQKYSLKADITAYTPREFLEMIRELNPFALDAIFYGIPLYDEGGFWKVASREFEKCRRKYNLRKTESNGWTWGKG; encoded by the coding sequence TTGCTGAAAAAGAGGCTGGACAGGGTTAAAGGATTTGATGCCTCGAAGCTGGAGCACTTCATAAATGATTTAGCGGGGGACCTCAACCCATTAACCCTGATATTACACGGCTCATTGGCTAAAGGGGGGTTCGTCGATAAGTTTTCGGACATAGATATAATTGTGGTCTCGCCTAAGCTTAGAAAAGTCGAGGTGAAGGAGCGCTTCACACGGCTCCTAGAAGCATCCCAAAAATATTCTCTCAAAGCGGATATAACGGCATATACCCCTCGAGAATTCCTTGAGATGATCAGAGAGCTAAATCCCTTCGCCTTAGACGCTATCTTCTATGGGATCCCACTATACGATGAGGGTGGATTTTGGAAAGTCGCATCTAGAGAATTCGAAAAATGCAGGAGGAAATATAACTTAAGGAAGACCGAAAGCAATGGATGGACCTGGGGAAAAGGCTGA
- a CDS encoding HEPN domain-containing protein — MSGRRYKDWLSEALEDLSIAKILLKEDKYAASCFHSQQAAEKASKALLLLLGRFEPGHSVSELLLAARESGANVTEEHIQYARILDRYYIPTRYPNAFERGAPHEYFLMRDAEEAVRLAEEIVKLAEKEAGQG, encoded by the coding sequence TTGAGTGGTAGACGCTACAAGGATTGGCTTTCAGAAGCCTTAGAAGATTTATCTATAGCTAAGATTCTCTTAAAGGAGGATAAGTACGCCGCCTCTTGTTTCCATTCCCAACAGGCAGCCGAGAAGGCCTCGAAAGCTTTGCTCTTGCTTCTTGGAAGGTTCGAGCCTGGGCATAGCGTATCCGAGCTGCTCTTGGCAGCGCGGGAGTCTGGAGCGAACGTGACCGAGGAGCACATTCAATACGCGAGGATCTTAGATAGATATTATATACCTACGCGTTACCCGAACGCCTTTGAAAGGGGAGCTCCCCACGAATATTTTCTAATGAGGGATGCTGAGGAAGCCGTCCGCCTCGCGGAGGAGATAGTCAAGCTTGCTGAAAAAGAGGCTGGACAGGGTTAA